Part of the Pseudomonadota bacterium genome is shown below.
GCGGCGGGGCTCTATGTCGCGGTTGGTCTCGCCGCGCTGGTCGCGCCCGGTCTGGGGCTGGCGCTCGTGATTGCGTTAAGCGCGCTCCTGGCACTGGTCGTCGTGCTGGTGCTGTTCCTGCGTGCGTGGCACTGGTTCATCAGCGAGAGCTTCAGCTTGATCGAAGAGCGCTCGCGCGAATTGCGGGAGCGCCCGCCCGGGCATCGCAACAATCGGCGCTAGGGTGGCTGTTCTCTCTCGTTTTGGTCGAGCCGCGTTCTATCCCCTCGTCTCGTCGTCCTCGGCCGTGTCGGTGCCGCCGCTGGCGCGATCGTCGTGGCCGTGCTGGTGGCTGTAATAGGACAGCCTCATCAAACCGACACCTAAACCCGTTACGAAGATCACGCACAAGACGATGGCGATGATACCGTGGACGCTCATCTCGACACCCTCGAGCGACAGCCAGACATCGACCGCATAATAGAGGGTGCCGCCGAGGATCATGAGGAGCACTATGGTGACGAGAGCGGTCTTCATTCCTGTATCGCTCCGGTGTTGTCGGCAGGGTGCATGACGCGTGCTCCAGAATCGTAGTGAGGACCGTCACAGATCGCGCGGGTCCGCTTGATTCCTCTGCGCAAGGTCTTAACATTGCGCGCATCGGCTGGAAACGCCGATATGGGCAGCCGGTAACGGCTCCCAGATAAAGGCAAACCGGTGGAAACACCGGGACGCAAAGCCACCGGCCTTCACCTCGGCAAGCGAGGATAAGGTAGCGGGGTTACCAAAGGGAAGTCGTACCATGTGTTGTGACAAGACAAAGCCGTCCGCTGCCATCTGGAAGACCTCAGGTCTCCCCACAACCGATAGCGCCTCCCCTTGTGCGGCCATCTTGGCGACACCGGGTTTTCTGCGCTGTCAATCCACTGTCGCCACGCGGGGTCCTTCATGCTGAGTTCCATGCGCGTTCTTGTTGTCGCCTCGCAAAAGGGCGGCTCCGGCAAGACGACCTTGTCTGGTCATCTTGGCGTCGAGGCCGAACGCGCGGGCCACGGTCCGGTCGCTCTGATCGACACCGATCCCCAGGGCAGCCTTTCTCAGTGGTGGAATGCCCGCGAGGCCGATACCCCGGCTTTCGTTCAGTCGAGCGGACAGACGCTGCGCGACGATTTGATGGCTCTCAGAGAACAAGGTTTCAAGCTGGTCGTCATCGATACGCCGCCTGCCGCGACACGCGAAATCTCTGAAGTCGCCGCGTTCGCCGATCTCGTCATTCTGCCGACCCGCCCGAGCCCCCATGACCTGCGCGCCGTCGCTTCGACGATCGAGATCCTGGAGCAGCGCGGCAAAGCCATGGTCTTCGTGCTCAATTCCGCGACCGCGCGGGCGCGCATCACCGGCGAGGCCGCCATTGCCCTGTCGCAGCACGGCACCGTCGCCCCGGTCACGGTTCATCACCGGGTCAATTTCGCCTCCAGCATGATCGACGGCCGCACGGTGGCCGAGATCGATGAGGAGAGCGCCTCGGCCAAGGAAGTGTCCGAACTGTGGGCCTATCTGTCCGATCGCATCA
Proteins encoded:
- a CDS encoding ParA family protein, with translation MRVLVVASQKGGSGKTTLSGHLGVEAERAGHGPVALIDTDPQGSLSQWWNAREADTPAFVQSSGQTLRDDLMALREQGFKLVVIDTPPAATREISEVAAFADLVILPTRPSPHDLRAVASTIEILEQRGKAMVFVLNSATARARITGEAAIALSQHGTVAPVTVHHRVNFASSMIDGRTVAEIDEESASAKEVSELWAYLSDRISRKHMVALPGGVEKVEQPTPAVAHPVAPEGLRPNQPFGRRGRDEIHLT